The following DNA comes from Acidobacteriota bacterium.
CGCCTTCCTCGATCCGCCCGGCTCGCTCGAGCGGATGGTCGGAGAGGAGGGGGAGCTCGACGAGCTCGTGGCCCGGGCTCTCGAACGTGACGACCGCCCCGTCGAGCCGCTGGCGATCGCGTTCGAGGGCGATGCGGCGAGCGGGCTCAAGGGGTCGGTCCGCGTGAGCCGCGCCGACGGCTCCCCCGCGGCCGAGGTCCGCGTCCAGGTCCGGATCGTGGCCCCGGGGCGCGATCCCCTCGATCTCGTCGAGGGCCGCACCGACGGCGAGGGGCGTCTGGTGATTGCCGCAGCCCTCCCGGACCTCCCTCCGAACGCGGCGGCGATCCTGCGGGCCCAGACCGAGGGTGCCGAGGGGCGGATGCGGCTGGCGCTGGCTGAGGTCGAGGCCACGATGGCCACCGGTTAGCCCGGCCGCCCGCCGGTCCGGGCGCCGCCCCGAACGGAGATCCGCGGCCGCGCGCGGCTGGTCGGCTCCGGGGGGTTGCGGTGTCCCACCGGCCCCTTTCCTCCGGGCGGGCGGGGGGTCAGCGCCGCCGGTCGGCCAGCGCTTGCTTGATCTCCCGTTCCTGGATCTTCCGCTTCAGCGCTTCCTTCTTCTCGTGCTTGGCCCGTCCTTTCGCCAGCGCGAGCTCGACCTTGATCCAGGGCCCTTTCAGGTAGACGCGGAGCGGGATCAGCGTGTAGCCGGACCGCTCCGTCTTGCCGATCAGGCGCCGGAGTTCGTAGCGGTGCACGAGCAGCTTGCGGGGACGCTCGGGGTCGTGGTTGACGTCGCCCGACGCGTGCGAGTAGGGGGCGATGTGGCAACCGACGAG
Coding sequences within:
- the smpB gene encoding SsrA-binding protein SmpB is translated as MSRPRSGKEPTRALAINRRAKRDYTIEETFEAGLALVGTEVKSAREGRIQLKDAYARIKDGELWLVGCHIAPYSHASGDVNHDPERPRKLLVHRYELRRLIGKTERSGYTLIPLRVYLKGPWIKVELALAKGRAKHEKKEALKRKIQEREIKQALADRRR